The proteins below are encoded in one region of Sphingopyxis sp. YR583:
- a CDS encoding ABC transporter ATP-binding protein, which translates to MSDVALELVALKRSFTQGDVTIEVLRGVNATLKRGEIVALLGPSGSGKSTMLQAVGLLEGGFDGTIRIDGEDVTRFEQGERTKTRREKIGFVYQFHHLLPDFNAIENVVLPQLIRGAGQKEAEERAADLLGRLGLGERLHHKPSKLSGGEQQRVAVARSLANRPLLVLADEPTGNLDEATADRVFDQFVKLVRDHGSAALVATHNERLAAKMDRVLRLHEGHIEA; encoded by the coding sequence ATGAGTGATGTGGCACTGGAACTCGTCGCGCTGAAGCGCAGCTTCACGCAAGGCGACGTCACGATCGAGGTGCTGCGCGGCGTGAACGCGACGCTGAAGCGCGGCGAGATTGTTGCGCTACTCGGGCCGTCGGGATCGGGCAAATCGACGATGCTGCAAGCTGTTGGCTTGCTCGAAGGCGGTTTCGATGGGACGATCCGGATCGACGGCGAAGATGTGACCCGCTTCGAACAGGGCGAGCGGACGAAGACGCGCCGCGAGAAAATCGGGTTTGTCTATCAATTCCATCACCTGCTGCCCGATTTCAACGCGATCGAGAATGTCGTGCTGCCGCAGTTGATCCGTGGCGCGGGACAAAAAGAGGCGGAAGAACGCGCAGCGGATCTGCTCGGGCGTCTTGGCCTTGGCGAGCGGCTGCATCACAAGCCGAGTAAATTATCGGGCGGCGAGCAACAGCGCGTCGCCGTCGCTCGCTCATTGGCGAACCGGCCGCTTCTTGTGCTTGCCGACGAGCCGACGGGCAATCTTGACGAAGCGACCGCCGATCGGGTGTTCGACCAGTTCGTCAAGTTGGTGCGCGACCATGGCTCGGCGGCGTTGGTGGCGACCCATAATGAGCGGTTGGCGGCGAAAATGGACCGGGTGCTGCGGTTGCACGAGGGGCATATCGAGGCGTAG
- a CDS encoding glutathione peroxidase, producing MALYDLSAKLPGGGTQSLSDYKGKVLLIVNTASKCGFTPQYEGLEELYRDYKDRGFEILAFPCNQFGAQEPGDAEEIRNFCSLTYDVSFPLMAKIDVNGDDADLIFKHLKKEKTGLLGSGIKWNFTKFLVDRNGKTVSRHAPTTKPEQLRKEIEELLG from the coding sequence ATGGCGCTTTATGATCTTTCGGCAAAGCTACCGGGCGGCGGAACGCAGTCGCTCTCGGATTATAAGGGCAAGGTGCTGCTGATCGTTAACACCGCCTCCAAATGCGGCTTCACTCCGCAGTATGAGGGGCTGGAAGAGCTATACCGCGATTACAAGGATCGCGGGTTCGAGATCCTTGCCTTTCCCTGTAACCAGTTCGGCGCGCAGGAGCCGGGCGATGCTGAAGAAATCAGGAACTTCTGCTCGCTGACCTATGACGTGTCCTTCCCGCTGATGGCGAAGATCGACGTCAATGGCGACGACGCCGATCTGATCTTCAAACATCTGAAGAAGGAAAAGACCGGGCTTCTTGGCAGCGGGATCAAATGGAATTTCACCAAATTCCTTGTCGATCGGAACGGCAAGACCGTCTCGCGCCACGCGCCGACGACCAAGCCCGAGCAATTGCGCAAAGAGATCGAGGAACTTTTGGGTTAA
- the dnaE gene encoding DNA polymerase III subunit alpha: MAYSPFVPLRVFSSFTMLEGAIEPKLIAKAARERGFPAIAVADRNGLYGVMAFGEACKAAGVQPIVGTLLSVARPGQRLANGAPIIDWLALYAQDNAGYDNLCALVSAAHLGRPVEQDPHVLLSDIAGKTDGLICLTGGGEGALARLLAGEQKAAAEDYVEQLEALFGGRLYIELSRRGDATEIAAEAALIDLVYARALPVVATNPANFVEPNFHAAHDAMLCIAQSAYVESEDRRVSSPEAWLKPAEAMEDAFSDLPEAIHNTLVIAQRCAFMAPKRAPILPSLAGDREGEAAQLKADAHAGLAARLSHYPELSNEERQAYVERLDFEVGVIVQMGFPGYFLIVADFIKWAKTHDIPVGPGRGSGAGSVVAWALTITDLDPLKLGLLFERFLNPERVSMPDFDIDFCETRRGEVIRYVQEKYGRDTVAQIITFGKLKARAVLKDTGRVLQMSYGQVDRLAKLVPNHPTDPWTLERALNGVAELMTEYKQDDGVRRLFDMARQLEGLPRHSSTHAAGVVIGDRPLDQLVPLYRDPRSDMPVTQFDMKYVETAGLVKFDFLGLKTLSVLKEAKRLLALRGVDVDLDALAWDDTAVYELLQRGETVGVFQLESEGMRRTLSAVKPTNFGDIIALVALYRPGPMDNIPLFGARKNGREPIAYPHPLLEGILAETYGIFVYQEQVMQAAQILAGYSLGGADLLRRAMGKKVQAEMDAQRETFVKGCGEHNQIAPKAANELFDLIDKFAGYGFNKSHAAAYALLSYQTAWLKAHYPHEFFAASMSFDSHQTDKLSIFIDDMRRLGVGIAPPSVNDSEADFSVGRGDDGLTVRYALGALKGVGEKAMEALVAERAKGDFASLDDFASRIDPKLLNRRQIEALAGAGAFDCIEADRPRAFAGAESLLACANSSAHERSTGQGGLFGGDIAIAPALQLPAAEPWTLAERMTREKDAFGFYFSSHPVEQYEAIISARGARSYGDICANVEMTPGTRIPMVMAGMVESARPRVSQRGNRFLNLTLSDRSGQFQSSCFDEIAGKTLEALAADGGCAILSVELDLLEGEETPRVTVRGAQSLLDIAATAALQLTCRVDQPDAIPEIARLLETRDDARGKVVIATRDPLTDEDVRIELGRGFALGPDTVSRFEMVAGITEAALSLVAQREFRVR; this comes from the coding sequence ATGGCCTACAGCCCCTTTGTTCCCCTGCGCGTCTTTTCCAGTTTCACGATGCTGGAGGGGGCGATCGAGCCCAAGCTGATCGCGAAAGCGGCGCGCGAGCGCGGATTTCCGGCAATCGCGGTTGCCGATCGCAACGGGCTGTATGGCGTCATGGCCTTTGGCGAGGCGTGCAAGGCCGCCGGCGTGCAGCCGATCGTCGGCACGCTGCTCAGCGTCGCGCGTCCGGGGCAGCGGCTCGCGAACGGCGCGCCGATCATCGACTGGCTGGCGCTCTATGCGCAGGATAATGCGGGCTATGACAATTTGTGTGCGCTTGTGTCCGCAGCGCATCTTGGCCGCCCGGTAGAACAGGATCCGCATGTGCTGCTGTCCGATATCGCGGGCAAGACCGACGGGCTGATCTGCCTGACCGGCGGCGGCGAGGGCGCGCTGGCGCGGCTGCTCGCGGGTGAGCAAAAGGCGGCGGCGGAAGATTATGTCGAGCAATTGGAAGCCTTGTTCGGCGGGCGGCTCTACATCGAATTGTCGCGGCGCGGCGATGCGACCGAGATCGCCGCCGAAGCGGCTCTGATCGATCTGGTCTATGCGCGTGCACTACCAGTCGTCGCAACCAACCCCGCGAATTTCGTCGAGCCGAACTTTCACGCCGCGCACGATGCGATGCTGTGCATTGCGCAGTCGGCTTATGTCGAGAGCGAGGACCGGCGCGTATCGAGCCCCGAGGCATGGCTGAAGCCGGCCGAGGCCATGGAGGACGCATTTTCGGATTTGCCCGAGGCGATCCACAACACGTTGGTGATCGCGCAGCGATGTGCGTTCATGGCGCCGAAGCGTGCGCCGATTCTGCCGAGTCTCGCGGGCGACCGCGAGGGCGAGGCGGCGCAGCTCAAGGCTGACGCGCATGCGGGCCTTGCGGCGCGGCTCTCGCATTATCCCGAGCTCTCCAACGAGGAGCGACAGGCCTATGTCGAGCGGCTCGATTTCGAGGTCGGGGTCATCGTCCAGATGGGTTTCCCCGGCTACTTCCTGATCGTTGCCGATTTCATTAAATGGGCGAAGACGCACGATATTCCCGTGGGGCCGGGGCGCGGCTCGGGCGCGGGTAGCGTCGTTGCCTGGGCGCTGACGATCACCGATCTCGATCCGCTCAAGCTCGGCCTGCTGTTCGAACGCTTCCTCAACCCCGAGCGCGTGTCGATGCCCGACTTCGACATCGACTTCTGCGAAACGCGGCGCGGCGAGGTGATCCGCTATGTGCAAGAAAAATACGGCCGCGACACCGTCGCGCAGATCATCACCTTCGGTAAGCTGAAGGCGCGCGCGGTTCTCAAGGATACCGGCCGCGTGCTCCAGATGAGCTACGGACAGGTCGACCGGCTGGCGAAGCTGGTACCAAACCATCCGACCGACCCCTGGACGCTCGAACGCGCGCTGAACGGCGTCGCCGAGCTGATGACCGAATATAAGCAGGACGACGGGGTCCGCCGCCTGTTCGACATGGCGCGCCAATTGGAAGGCTTGCCGCGTCACAGCTCGACCCACGCTGCGGGTGTGGTGATCGGCGACCGTCCACTCGACCAGCTCGTCCCGCTGTATCGCGATCCGCGTTCGGACATGCCGGTGACCCAGTTCGACATGAAATATGTCGAAACCGCCGGTCTTGTGAAATTCGACTTCCTCGGGCTCAAGACGCTGTCTGTGCTGAAGGAGGCGAAACGCCTGCTTGCGCTGCGCGGGGTCGATGTCGATCTCGATGCGCTCGCGTGGGACGATACGGCGGTTTACGAGCTGCTCCAGCGCGGCGAGACCGTCGGGGTGTTCCAGCTGGAATCCGAAGGGATGCGGCGCACGCTGTCGGCGGTGAAGCCGACCAATTTCGGTGATATCATCGCGCTCGTCGCGCTCTATCGGCCGGGACCGATGGACAATATTCCACTGTTCGGCGCGCGCAAGAACGGGCGCGAGCCGATCGCCTATCCGCACCCGTTGCTCGAAGGCATTCTTGCCGAAACATATGGCATCTTCGTCTATCAGGAGCAGGTGATGCAGGCGGCGCAGATCCTCGCCGGCTACAGCCTCGGCGGCGCCGACTTGCTTCGACGCGCGATGGGCAAGAAGGTCCAGGCCGAAATGGACGCGCAGCGCGAAACCTTTGTGAAGGGCTGCGGCGAGCATAACCAGATTGCGCCCAAGGCCGCGAACGAGCTGTTCGACTTGATCGACAAGTTCGCGGGCTATGGCTTCAACAAGAGCCACGCCGCCGCTTATGCGCTACTGTCTTATCAGACAGCATGGCTGAAGGCGCATTATCCGCATGAATTCTTTGCGGCATCGATGTCGTTCGATAGTCACCAGACCGACAAATTGTCGATCTTCATCGACGATATGCGCCGCCTCGGCGTCGGCATCGCGCCGCCGTCAGTTAACGACAGCGAGGCCGATTTCTCTGTCGGACGCGGCGACGACGGGCTGACCGTCCGATATGCGCTTGGCGCGCTCAAGGGCGTCGGGGAAAAGGCGATGGAAGCGCTGGTCGCTGAACGTGCCAAGGGTGATTTCGCCTCTCTCGACGATTTCGCGAGCCGCATCGACCCGAAGCTGCTCAATCGGCGCCAGATCGAGGCGCTGGCGGGTGCGGGCGCGTTCGATTGTATCGAAGCTGACAGACCGCGCGCCTTCGCCGGTGCAGAAAGCTTGCTCGCCTGTGCCAACAGCTCTGCACACGAACGTTCGACGGGGCAGGGCGGCCTGTTCGGCGGCGACATTGCGATTGCCCCGGCGTTGCAACTTCCCGCCGCCGAACCCTGGACGCTCGCCGAGCGGATGACGCGTGAAAAGGATGCCTTCGGCTTCTATTTCTCGTCGCATCCGGTCGAGCAATATGAAGCGATTATTTCGGCTCGCGGTGCGCGGTCTTATGGCGATATATGCGCCAATGTCGAAATGACACCGGGCACGCGCATCCCGATGGTGATGGCTGGCATGGTCGAAAGCGCGCGGCCGCGCGTGTCGCAGCGCGGCAATCGCTTTCTCAATCTGACCTTGTCGGATCGTAGCGGACAATTCCAATCGAGCTGTTTCGACGAGATCGCGGGCAAGACGCTCGAGGCGCTGGCGGCCGACGGCGGCTGCGCAATCCTATCGGTCGAACTCGACCTGCTCGAGGGTGAGGAAACGCCTCGCGTGACGGTACGCGGCGCTCAGTCGCTGTTGGATATTGCAGCGACCGCCGCCCTGCAGTTGACGTGCCGCGTCGATCAGCCCGACGCGATACCCGAAATCGCGCGCTTGCTGGAAACGCGCGACGACGCGCGCGGGAAAGTCGTCATCGCAACGCGCGATCCGCTGACCGACGAGGATGTTCGGATCGAGTTGGGACGCGGTTTCGCACTGGGCCCCGATACGGTTTCGCGTTTCGAGATGGTCGCCGGGATCACCGAGGCGGCGCTTTCGCTGGTTGCGCAGCGCGAATTTCGCGTCCGTTAG
- a CDS encoding GFA family protein, which translates to MTEGKTPGSCLCGAVQFEISGGFDAFFLCHCSRCRKNSGSAHGANLFATGATIDWLSGKEMVARFRLPETRHERSFCSRCGSALPVEQMDGALLVVPAGSLDGSVAIRPTAHICCASRAEWDVDLIDVPHIDGLPS; encoded by the coding sequence ATGACCGAAGGCAAGACCCCGGGTAGCTGCCTTTGTGGTGCGGTGCAGTTCGAGATTTCGGGCGGATTCGATGCCTTTTTCCTGTGCCATTGTTCGCGATGCCGAAAGAATAGTGGGTCGGCGCACGGCGCCAATCTGTTTGCGACCGGCGCAACGATCGACTGGTTGTCGGGCAAGGAAATGGTGGCTCGGTTCCGGTTGCCCGAAACGCGTCATGAAAGGAGCTTTTGCAGCAGGTGCGGATCGGCGCTTCCCGTCGAGCAGATGGATGGCGCGCTGCTTGTCGTTCCGGCCGGAAGCCTTGACGGATCCGTCGCCATTCGCCCCACCGCTCATATCTGTTGCGCCAGCCGCGCGGAATGGGATGTCGACCTGATCGATGTCCCTCATATCGACGGTCTGCCCAGCTGA
- a CDS encoding long-chain fatty acid--CoA ligase yields the protein MGMQGQPLLVTSLIDHAAREHAGREIVSRWADGSMTRTTWDDVGKDARRFAAAMTRLGMKKGDRIATLAMNHAHHLVSWYGSAGLGGVLHTVNPRLFDEQLVYIINHAEDRVLFFDAMFLPIVERLRGQLPTVEHFILFDAPEKGDYKSYRDLIDAEDGSFEWVELDERDPVGLCYTSGTTGNPKGVLYEHRSNVIHAITEIQPDVFDMSNRSVILPIVPMFHANSWGIPFAAATVGAKLVFSATNDAQILCDLMHGEGVTHSAGVPTVWLAMFGHMDATGIDYGKLQRVIIGGSAAPRAMIERFMKAGVEVAHAWGMTETSPIGTMGKRPWNWDEMSFDEQVDVVCRQGCPPFGVELRIVDDEDNELPRDGVTSGRLQCRGPWIIQRYFKGDQDATDGEGWFDTGDVSVIHPDGVMQITDRAKDVIKSGGEWISSIELENAAVGAPGVQEAAAVGVYHPKWDERPILLIVRKPGADTSEAAIADYLKDKVAKWWLPDEIVFVDELPHTATGKILKRQIRDDYKDYKLRSLTAA from the coding sequence ATGGGAATGCAGGGCCAGCCGCTGCTCGTCACGAGCCTGATCGACCATGCCGCGCGCGAACATGCCGGGCGCGAAATCGTCTCGCGCTGGGCCGACGGCAGCATGACGCGCACGACGTGGGACGATGTCGGCAAGGATGCGCGCCGCTTTGCCGCCGCGATGACCCGGCTGGGAATGAAGAAGGGCGATCGCATCGCGACGCTGGCGATGAACCACGCGCATCATCTGGTCAGCTGGTACGGCAGCGCCGGTCTCGGTGGGGTGCTGCACACGGTCAACCCGCGGCTGTTCGACGAGCAACTCGTTTATATCATCAACCATGCTGAAGACCGCGTGCTGTTCTTCGATGCGATGTTCCTGCCGATCGTCGAGCGGCTGCGCGGCCAGTTGCCTACGGTCGAGCATTTCATCCTGTTCGATGCGCCGGAAAAGGGCGATTATAAAAGCTATCGCGACCTAATCGATGCCGAGGACGGCAGTTTCGAATGGGTGGAGCTCGACGAGCGCGATCCGGTGGGGCTTTGCTATACCAGCGGGACGACGGGAAACCCGAAGGGCGTGCTTTATGAGCATCGCTCGAACGTCATCCATGCGATTACCGAGATCCAGCCCGATGTGTTCGACATGTCGAACCGCAGCGTCATCCTGCCGATCGTGCCCATGTTCCATGCAAATAGCTGGGGTATCCCTTTTGCGGCGGCGACTGTGGGTGCGAAACTGGTGTTTTCGGCGACCAACGATGCGCAGATACTTTGCGACCTAATGCACGGCGAGGGTGTGACGCACAGCGCCGGTGTCCCGACGGTCTGGCTCGCGATGTTCGGGCATATGGATGCGACGGGTATCGATTACGGCAAATTGCAGCGGGTCATCATCGGCGGATCGGCGGCGCCGCGCGCCATGATCGAACGCTTTATGAAGGCAGGCGTAGAGGTCGCGCACGCATGGGGCATGACCGAGACCTCACCGATCGGCACGATGGGCAAGCGTCCGTGGAACTGGGACGAGATGAGTTTCGACGAACAGGTCGATGTCGTGTGCCGCCAGGGCTGCCCGCCGTTCGGCGTCGAACTGCGCATCGTAGACGATGAGGACAATGAGCTGCCGCGCGACGGGGTGACGAGCGGGCGGTTGCAATGCCGCGGACCTTGGATCATCCAGCGCTATTTCAAGGGCGACCAGGACGCGACCGATGGCGAAGGCTGGTTCGACACCGGCGATGTGTCGGTCATCCATCCCGACGGCGTCATGCAGATTACTGACCGTGCGAAGGATGTCATCAAGTCGGGCGGCGAATGGATCAGCTCGATCGAGCTGGAAAATGCCGCGGTCGGCGCGCCGGGCGTGCAGGAAGCCGCCGCGGTGGGGGTCTATCACCCCAAATGGGACGAACGACCCATATTGTTGATTGTGAGGAAGCCGGGCGCCGATACGAGCGAAGCGGCGATCGCCGATTACCTGAAGGACAAGGTCGCCAAATGGTGGCTGCCCGACGAGATCGTCTTTGTCGATGAATTGCCGCACACCGCGACCGGCAAGATTCTGAAACGCCAGATCCGTGACGATTACAAGGATTACAAGCTACGGTCGCTGACGGCCGCCTAG
- a CDS encoding PA0069 family radical SAM protein, which translates to MESPKSLPPIAGRGAPTNLRPTRTGAAERIVDGDWLDAAEDIDGEAPRLRTTVTVEHPKTIISRNSSPDIGFDRSINPYRGCEHGCIYCFARPTHAFHDLSPGLDFESRLFAKPDAAKLLRSELAKRGYRVAPIAIGTNTDGYQPVEREWGITRSIVEVLAETRHPLIITTKSDRLMRDLDLLADMARDNLVGVAVSVTTLDAKIARTLEPRAPHPRRRLAAIRQLIDAGVPTQVNISPIIPAITDHEIEAIMAAAAEAGAIRASYILMRLPYEVAPLFRAWLAAHYPDRADKVMHMVQDIRGGRDNDPNFFTRMKGHGVWAQLIRTRVKRAAREHGMDKSFPPIRCDLFRPPERDGQMELF; encoded by the coding sequence ATGGAATCGCCGAAATCCCTCCCCCCGATCGCGGGCCGCGGCGCACCGACAAATTTACGCCCGACGCGAACCGGTGCGGCCGAACGCATCGTAGACGGCGACTGGCTTGATGCGGCAGAGGATATCGACGGCGAAGCGCCCAGGTTGCGCACGACGGTGACGGTCGAGCATCCGAAAACGATCATCTCGCGCAACAGCTCGCCCGACATCGGCTTCGATCGTTCGATCAATCCCTATCGCGGCTGCGAGCATGGCTGCATTTATTGTTTTGCGCGCCCGACGCACGCGTTCCACGACCTGTCGCCGGGGCTCGACTTCGAAAGCAGGCTCTTCGCCAAACCCGACGCGGCCAAGCTCCTTCGTTCGGAACTGGCGAAGCGGGGCTACAGGGTCGCGCCGATCGCGATCGGGACCAACACCGACGGCTACCAGCCAGTCGAACGCGAATGGGGTATCACGCGGTCGATCGTCGAAGTCCTCGCCGAAACGCGGCACCCGCTCATCATCACGACCAAGTCCGACCGGCTGATGCGCGACCTAGACCTGCTCGCCGACATGGCGCGCGATAATCTTGTGGGCGTCGCGGTATCGGTAACGACGCTCGACGCCAAGATCGCCCGCACGCTCGAGCCGCGCGCGCCGCATCCACGCCGACGCCTCGCCGCGATCCGCCAGCTGATCGACGCGGGCGTACCGACGCAGGTCAATATTTCGCCGATCATTCCCGCGATCACCGATCACGAGATCGAGGCGATCATGGCAGCAGCAGCCGAAGCGGGTGCGATCCGCGCCTCCTATATCCTCATGCGCCTGCCCTACGAGGTCGCCCCGCTGTTCCGAGCCTGGCTCGCCGCGCATTACCCCGACCGCGCCGACAAGGTGATGCATATGGTGCAGGACATTCGTGGTGGCCGCGACAATGACCCGAATTTCTTCACGCGGATGAAAGGGCACGGCGTCTGGGCGCAGCTCATCCGCACCCGCGTCAAACGCGCGGCGCGCGAACATGGCATGGACAAGAGTTTCCCTCCCATCCGCTGCGACCTGTTCAGGCCGCCCGAACGCGACGGCCAGATGGAGTTGTTCTAG
- the moaB gene encoding molybdenum cofactor biosynthesis protein B: protein MPIDESLTFKPVRIAVLTISDSRSAAEDHSGDKLEELLTDAGHTLAARAIIRDETDLIVSRLHNWIDDPQVDVVITTGGTGLTGRDVTPEALHRLDGKDIPGFGELFRWLSYQTIGTSTIQSRACAVVARGTYIFALPGSTGAVSDAWNGILSTQLDSRHRPCNFVDLIPRLTE, encoded by the coding sequence ATGCCGATTGACGAGAGCCTGACTTTCAAACCGGTTCGCATCGCCGTCCTGACGATCTCCGACAGCCGCAGCGCGGCGGAGGACCATTCGGGCGACAAGCTCGAGGAACTGCTGACCGACGCCGGCCACACCCTCGCCGCGCGCGCGATCATCAGGGACGAGACCGACCTGATCGTCTCGCGCCTGCACAACTGGATCGACGACCCCCAGGTTGACGTCGTGATCACGACCGGCGGCACCGGCCTCACCGGCCGAGACGTGACGCCCGAGGCGCTGCACCGGCTCGACGGCAAGGATATTCCAGGCTTTGGCGAGTTGTTCCGCTGGCTCAGCTATCAGACGATCGGCACTTCGACGATCCAGTCGCGCGCCTGTGCGGTCGTCGCGCGCGGCACCTATATTTTCGCTTTGCCGGGTTCGACCGGCGCGGTGTCCGACGCTTGGAACGGCATCCTCTCGACCCAGCTCGACAGCCGCCATAGGCCATGCAATTTCGTAGACTTGATACCGCGGCTTACCGAATAG